A genomic stretch from Lathyrus oleraceus cultivar Zhongwan6 chromosome 2, CAAS_Psat_ZW6_1.0, whole genome shotgun sequence includes:
- the LOC127118478 gene encoding exocyst complex component EXO70B1 produces MMHILTQIWRLVLQPKVWRFVGFASAVVGLLCYALSSSFNHLFGNWNLFKIILYTLFSFIISLLILYANIWKSSTSLRFKAHTAFLVLTITSVYSFFFDKVVNGKPGAYSLISCASFAIMSLRLSRQTLCGVEIDLLYFFLGCLIVQLKKISLQLLILGAGFSYSLITLRSSVSSIEDGIENVYFDLQGENSVVLEMDSLLLQQLKTCMKEIEEENLNLIDRLMELVKEYNLDKSELHLLGKCDYVMDTLSSRKIHNLNECVKLMVAAGYKKECYDVYSSWRRVFFQVCLKNEIFGLPTENINTIHENERDKYLDTMFERWMTAFDVAMIILFPIEQKLCNRVFLGFSSAASSCFFEVCKEATSHLLCFADTISSGSPTKWRLFKMLQIFRHLGNHIRKFQSLFPDSTLLNEAIAVKNRLGEGSRDLFLEMHNVIFGVPAAKETVLTHGLHRITFEVMSYMSLACMSRKELEQILQAYPKVDNEVEASSFFLKQMEQIMEMLPKQLMAKLKNCKDPALRHILMVNNRSHIEAINQFSELETIFGNDWFQNNKAKIRQNIELYKRTSWNKVLDFLKLNDNDNITEDLLKEKIHLFNSHFEEICRVQSNWFVYDSKLREEIISSVENMLLPAYGIFIGRLQDILGNQAYEYIKYGMFEIQDRINQLFRKMQIYESKSEYIYKTTLSVF; encoded by the coding sequence ATGATGCATATTCTAACCCAAATTTGGAGACTAGTGTTGCAGCCAAAGGTGTGGAGATTTGTAGGTTTTGCTTCAGCCGTTGTTGGGCTTCTCTGTTATGCTCTCAGCTCTTCTTTCAACCACCTATTTGGAAATTGGAATTTGTTCAAGATAATTCTTTACACTCTTTTCAGCTTCATCATCAGCCTCCTGATTTTGTATGCAAATATTTGGAAGTCATCTACAAGTCTCCGATTCAAAGCTCATACAGCTTTCCTCGTATTGACAATCACTTCTGTCTATTCCTTTTTCTTTGACAAAGTTGTGAATGGCAAACCTGGTGCATACAGTCTCATTTCATGTGCTTCCTTTGCTATCATGTCACTCAGGTTGTCGCGGCAAACTCTTTGCGGAGTTGAAATTGATCTTCTCTACTTCTTCCTCGGATGTCTAATTGTGCAGCTCAAGAAGATTAGCTTGCAGTTACTCATTCTTGGAGCAGGTTTCAGCTACTCCCTTATTACTCTTCGTTCTTCAGTCTCTTCAATAGAAGATGGAATAGAAAACGTATATTTTGACCTGCAAGGTGAAAATTCAGTTGTCCTTGAAATGGATTCATTACTATTGCAACAGCTTAAAACTTGTATGAAGGAAATTGAAGAGGAGAATTTGAATCTCATAGACAGGCTTATGGAGCTCGTGAAGGAATACAATCTAGATAAGAGTGAATTACATTTACTTGGTAAGTGTGATTATGTAATGGATACTCTGTCGTCAAGAAAGATCCATAATCTTAATGAATGTGTGAAGTTGATGGTAGCAGCTGGTTATAAGAAAGAGTGCTATGATGTGTATAGCAGTTGGCGCAGGGTATTCTTTCAGGTGTGTCTCAAAAATGAAATATTTGGGTTGCCAACGGAAAACATCAATACCATCCATGAGAATGAAAGAGATAAATATTTAGATACTATGTTTGAAAGATGGATGACTGCTTTTGATGTAGCTATGATAATCTTGTTTCCCATTGAGCAGAAACTCTGTAATCGTGTCTTCTTGGGGTTTTCCTCGGCGGCTTCTAGTTGCTTCTTTGAGGTTTGCAAAGAAGCAACGTCTCATCTGCTGTGTTTTGCAGATACGATTTCTTCTGGGAGCCCTACAAAATGGCGTTTGTTCAAAATGCTTCAAATATTCAGGCATTTGGGTAATCATATTCGGAAATTCCAATCTCTTTTCCCAGACTCGACATTACTGAACGAAGCAATTGCAGTTAAGAATAGATTAGGAGAAGGTAGCAGGGATCTTTTCTTGGAAATGCATAATGTTATTTTCGGAGTTCCTGCAGCAAAGGAAACTGTTCTGACTCATGGTCTTCATCGAATTACTTTTGAGGTCATGAGCTACATGTCTCTTGCTTGCATGTCGCGGAAAGAGTTGGAACAAATTTTACAAGCATACCCCAAGGTTGATAATGAAGTGGAAGCATCTTCTTTTTTCTTGAAGCAGATGGAGCAGATAATGGAGATGTTACCTAAACAATTGATGGCCAAGTTGAAAAATTGCAAGGACCCTGCTTTGCGCCATATTTTAATGGTAAATAACAGGAGCCACATAGAAGCTATAAATCAATTCTCAGAATTAGAAACTATTTTTGGCAATGATTGGTTCCAAAATAACAAAGCAAAAATTCGACAAAACATTGAACTTTATAAGAGAACTTCGTGGAATAAGGTGTTGGACTTTCTGAAGCTGAACGACAATGACAACATTACAGAAGATTTATTGAAAGAGAAGATCCATTTGTTCAACAGTCACTTTGAAGAGATATGCAGAGTTCAGTCCAATTGGTTTGTTTATGACAGTAAGCTAAGGGAAGAAATAATATCATCTGTGGAAAATATGTTGCTTCCGGCATATGGAATCTTCATTGGGAGGCTTCAGGATATTCTTGGTAACCAAGCTTATGAGTACATTAAATATGGAATGTTTGAGATTCAAGATCGAATCAATCAGTTGTTCCGGAAAATGCAAATATATGAATCAaaatcagaatatatatataAAACGACACTTAGTGTGTTTTAA